In a single window of the Chiloscyllium punctatum isolate Juve2018m chromosome 25, sChiPun1.3, whole genome shotgun sequence genome:
- the LOC140495659 gene encoding mid1-interacting protein 1-B-like yields MMQVPDFKNKGLSLVSAINRFLTSVTVMSGTIMVPSLLRDLPVEDGDNHIKSNVSEQKDMYDNYLLLKSIRNHIEWGIQDEQVKSDLESIKAREEGDDCGELQRQFHHHLDGLYNVLSKLTQQANRVTNRYTKELEIYDLGR; encoded by the coding sequence ATGATGCAGGTTCCAGACTTCAAGAACAAAGGCCTTTCTTTGGTCAGTGCTATAAACAGATTTCTCACATCCGTCACCGTCATGAGTGGAACTATCATGGTCCCAAGTTTACTCCGGGATCTCCCAGTGGAAGATGGAGATAATCACATAAAAAGCAATGTTTCTGAACAGAAAGATATGTATGATAACTACCTGCTCCTGAAGTCTATCAGAAATCACATTGAGTGGGGTATTCAGGATGAACAAGTAAAATCTGATCTAGAGTCCATAAAAGCCAGAGAAGAAGGTGATGATTGTGGAGAACTTCAAAGACAATTTCACCACCATTTAGATGGACTTTACAATGTCCTCTCCAAGCTTACACAGCAAGCTAATCGTGTAACCAACCGGTATACAAAGGAACTGGAAATTTATGACTTGGGGAGATAA